AATACTTTTATAGAGTGCATCCACTTTTTGTGCAATCTCTGGAGTACTGCCGCTTGTTACTTTTTTGATATTTGGTAGACGATGCTCTTTATCTCCTGGATTGATGCGTTCGGGAGAGTAGCCACAGAAAAAGTCTTTATTAAATGTAAGTCCACTTTCACGTTCCAGTTCAGGAACGCATACCTCTTCGGTACATCCTGGAAAGACGGTGCTTTCATAGATAACGATATCCCCTTTTTTAAGGACTCTTCCAACAGTTCTTGAAGCCATGACAAGAGGAGTGAGGTCTGGATTTTTGTGTGTATCGATGGGTGTTGGGACGGTAACGATATAGATGTTTGCTTTTTTGATATCTTCGATAGAAGTTGTGAAGGAGAGATTTTTTGCTTCTTTGAGTTCTTTTTCATTCACTTCGAGTGTTCTATCGATTCCCTTTTTTAATTCTTCAATCCTGTTTGCGTTGATATCAAATCCGATCGTTTCATACTTTTTGCCAAACTCCACAGCTAGTGGTAAGCCTACGTAGCCAAGGCCGATGATGGATAGGGTCATGAACATTCCTTGGGAAAGACGCTCAAGTAGATTTTGTCTAAATCAAAAGATTGTATATGGTTATTGAGACCGATGAGATGGGGAATGATTTCCAAAAAAAGATAGGCAAGTTGCAGCATCGGTAAGAAAATGATGAGCATCGTTTTATAAGTTTGAGGTGAGTGCCACTCTCGAATCCATCTGATGGCACTCTGGACGCCATAGAGAGCCAGCATCGATTCAAAACTGATAATGAAGCCTAACACGAGATATGTTAGAATGGCTCCATAGACGAAAAGATAGAAGAAAAATTCAAGATTACTCAAGGGTACTCCATCTCTTTTAATTACAAATTATATCATAGAGGTCATATGAGGAAACTTTTGATTGTTGCGATGCTTTTTCTTTTGAGTGGATGCGCTGTAAAACAGATACAAAAAAGTGAAACAGTTGCAGTTGTTTGGAAAACAAAAAGTTTAAAGTTTATAGGAACAGGTTTTTTGCAATTTAGTGGTTCTAAAGTGGAGCTTTCTGTTTACAGTACCGGGGTACCTGTGTTGAAGATGCGATTGGGTAAAAATGTTTGCATTGAAAACAATGGATGCCTTTCATACAAGAGTTTTAATAGGCGATTCCTTCATCCATCATATCCGCAAAAGCTCATCTATAATCTTTTCATGGGCAAACCTCTTTTCCATGGTGCAAATCTCCATCGAACCAAGAGAGGATTTGAGCAGCGAATTGCCAATGAAAACTTTGATATAATCTACCGCTTCAATTTGAATGAGATCTATTTTAAAGACAAAAAAAACAAAATTTTGGTCAAAATAAGGAAGCTCAATGGCTAAATATGTAGGAGCACATGTAAGTGCAAGCGGTGGTGTGGAGAATGCACCAAAAAATGCGCAAGCAATTGGGGCAAAAGCTTTTGCTCTCTTTACGAAAAACCAGCGTCAATGGAAAGCAAAACCGCTGAGCAAAGAAAACATTGAAAAGTTTAATGAACATTTGGAGTGTTGCGGGATCGAGAAAAAGCATATTCTGCCTCATGACAGTTATTTGATCAATCTTGGTCATCCAGAAGAGGAGAAACGGCAAAAAAGTTTGGAAGCTTTTTTAGATGAGGTTCGTAGATGTGAACAGTTGGGACTGGATAAACTCAACTTTCACCCAGGCAGCCATTTAAAAAAGATCAGTGAAGAGGAGTGTCTGGATAGGATTGCCGATGCGATGAACGAGACTTTACGTCAAAGCAGCGGAGTGACGTTAGTGATCGAAAACACGGCAGGTCAGGGAAGTAATCTTGGATACAAGTTTGAGCATCTGCGCTATTTGATCGATAAATCGATTGACAAGTCCAGAGTAGGAGTATGCCTCGATACGGCACATATGTTTGCTGCTGGATACGATATCAGGACGAAAGAGGCGTACGATAAAACGATGCAAGCCTTTGATGAGATTGTAGGATTTGAGTATCTCAAAGGAATGCATATCAATGACTCCAAAGCCAAATTTGCTTCTCGTGTGGATAGGCATCATTCACTCGGTAAGGGGGAGATAGGTTTGGATGCTTTTCGCTTTATCATGAACGATCCAAGGCTTGATGATATTCCTTTGATTTTGGAAACTATTGATGATACTATATGGGATAAAGAGATTGAACTTCTCTATTCTTTTGTGGAGTGAGAATGGAACTATTGCGTGATTTTATTGAAACAAAGAAGGTAGAAAAAAGCAAGATTTTTCCTCATCTCAAATGCAGTGCAGAAGAGGCGAAAATTTTGCAGCTTCTAACCAAAAAATATATTAGCGGCGTTGATGAAGTTAATGTTTATGATCTTTTGAGCGAACTCTATGGAGAAGATAGCTATGTCTACTTAGAAAAACTGGGTCTCATCAAGAAGCTGTTCGATCTTGGTTGGCTTGTGCAAGGCGGCTTTGGAGCGCTCAAAAGCAACGACTATACGAAACTGGAGCTACTGCATACCGATGTAGCCCTGAGTGTACCTTTTTTGAGACTGCTTGAAGAGGGAAATGTAGAGCTTGCTTTACCTGACATCAAGCCCTACAATGATCATTTGGACTATTTTCAAGATCAATTCTTTCGAATAGAACTCTATCAAAAGATTGTCCAGGCAAGACAAAACTACAGTACGGACGCTCCGACAATCAACCGTTTGAAAAACAAGATCAATCTTTTAGAAACGAGAATCCAGGAGCGATTGCAGGTTACCAAAAACGAAATCGTTGTAGAGGAACTTTTTAAAGAGTATGAACTCTCACCAAAAGAGCGGATCATATTTCTGGCTCTTTTGAAAGAGGAGTATGCCGGAACAGAAGGCGGACTTCGGGAGATGAATGCACTTATTGATCTGATCAGTTTCAACGAATATGAAAGAATCGAAAACAGAACGCTTTTGGAAGAGAGCTCCAAGCTTGTTTCATCGGGACTCATTGATTACGATGAGATTTTGACTCCTTTTGGCGGTCTTTCACGAAGCTTTTTCATCGTTGAAGATGTAATGCAGCGTATCATCCATCCGGATAAGAAACGAAATAAAAAGATGAAGCTTCAAAATTTGATCAAAGATCAAGATATTTTTGAACTGATCGAACCAAAAACGACGTTGGATGATGTAGTTTTGCATCCCCAAACAAGAAAAACGCTCGATAGTCTTTTAAATCAAATGGATAAGCGTGTAGCAGAAAGACTTAAAAAGTGGGGAATCAAACCAAAACGAAAAGGGATCGATGCCAGAATCATTTTTTACGGACCTCCAGGAACTGGAAAAACGCTGACGGCCCTTTCGTTGGCAAAGTCTCTCAAGAAACAGGTACTTAGTTTTGACTGCTCAAAAATATTATCAATGTATGTTGGTGAGAGTGAAAAGAATGTTCGTAAAATTTTTGACACCTACAAAGAACTAAGTTCCAAAGCCAAAACGGAACCGGTCCTTTTACTCAATGAAGCTGACCAATTTTTGAGTGCCAGAACACAAGGACCGGGAAGCAGTGCAGACAAGATGCACAACCAGATGCAAAATATCTTTTTGGAGCAGATCGAAAATTTTGAAGGGGTACTTATTGCTACCACCAATCTTCTTGAGACGATCGATCCAGCTTTTTCTAGACGATTCAACTATAAAATCGAGTTTAAAAAGCCAAATTTCAAAGAGAGAGTCCGCCTTTGGGAGATGATGCTTCCTAAAAATGCAGAATTTGAAAAGGGGTTTGATGTGGAAAAATTGGCCTCTTACGAATTGACAGGCGGGCAGATCAATCTCATTATCAAAAATACAGCCTATAAGGTTGCCATTAAAGAGGAACCTATTTTTACTTTAAAAGACTTTGTCGAAGAGATCGAAAAAGAGAAGGTGAGTGCCTTTGGAGACGAGAAATCTCTGGGGTTTTTAAAATAGCCTTGTAACATTCGGAAACAGAGCGAATTAACTTTTCTTTTTGAAAATAGAGGTTAAACTCTTTTAAAACCTTTTTTGTTACACTTGCAAGTAGATAGTCTGGGCGAAATTGCCAAAAAATTAAGGAGAATTCGATGATGAGTCATATGAATGTGGCGCATCCCTATTTTGGTGCGTTTTTGTTATTCGTAATTACCGCAGTCGCTTTTATTGCAACCACGGCGGCAGCCAGATTTGTAAGTCGGCATCTTGCAAGGCTTGATACGGAAAAATTGAAAGTAGCCATTTATGAGTGTGGACCCGAACCGGATAAGCAGCCCAACAGAATCTCGGCACAGTTTTATCTTATCGCATTGCTTTTTATCCTTTTTGATGTTGAGATTATTTTTATGTTTCCATGGGCAGTGGACTTTAAAGTACTTGGATGGTTCGGTTTTGCAGAGATGATTCTATTTATATTGCTACTTGCAATAGGATTTATTTACGCTTGGAAGAAAGGAGCATTGGAATGGCACAGCATCAAGTAAATTATGCATCGAACGCAGGGTTGCCTGTCGCACTTACCACGGTGGACAAACTGGTCAACTGGGGACGAACCAACTCTCTTTGGGTTTTAACATATGGACTAGCATGCTGTGCTATCGAAATGATGGCAAGTGGTGCGAGCCGCTACGACTTTGACCGATTTGGTGTGATCTTTCGTGCAAGTCCAAGGCAATCTGACGTGATGATCGTTGCTGGGACGCTTACAAAAAAACATGCCGAGTTTATCAGAAGACTCTATGATCAAATGGCAGAACCAAAATGGGTTATCTCCATGGGAAGTTGTGCCAATACTGGGGGGATGTTCAATACTTATGCAACGGTTCAAGGTGTAGATAGAGTGATTCCTGTGGATATCTATCTTCCTGGATGTGCACCACGTCCAGAGACGCTCCAGTATGCCGTGATGCTATTGCAAAAAAAACTTCGTAAACGATCTATTTTTCAAAAACAAAAACCAAAAAGGTTGGTGTGATGAGACCATACAGACCAAAAGACAATGTACAGAAAAAATCCTACTATACCGACCGATTCTGGGTGGCTCCAAGAGTTCCGCATGAGCCGGTGGAAGATGAGGTCTTCAAAGCAGATCTAGAGAGTTTGAAAGAGTATATCGATGTAAAAGATGCCTATATCGAACGAGGCCAGATGGTTATCATTATTGATGCCAAGGACAATGTGGCAACACTCAAACACCTCAAAGAGAATTGTGGGTATGACGTACTTTCTGAAATGAGTGCCATTGATTATTTGGCAAAAGACGGTGAATTCGAGATTTTTTATCAGCTGCTTGCATTGAGCAAGAGAAAGAGAGTACGGGTAAAGTGTCGCATTAAAGAGGATGAGGCGATAGAGAGTGTCGAGCCTTTGTTTAGAAGTGCGGATTGGAGTGAACGAGAGATGTATGATATGTTCGGTATCAAGGTTAACAACCATCCATATCTCAAACGAATTTTGATGCCTGAAGACTGGGTGGGATATCCTCTGAGAAAAACCTATCCGCTCCATGGAGATGAGGCGGCACAATGGTATGAAGTGGATAAAATCTTTGGAAAAGAGTATCGAGATATCATAGGACCAGAGCAAAGAGATGCTGCATATGTGAGCACTACTGATACTTGTAACTTCGCAAGAATCTATCATGAAGTGCCACGATGCGCTGATCCAAATAGCGAGCCAGAGCGTATAGAGAGTTTCAACGAAGATGCACCTTTGGTGGAGACATTCGATCTCAAAAAAGCAAAAATTGTAGATAAAACAAGATAAGGGCCAACAATGCAACAAAGAAACAGATTAGAGCCATATTTTGAAAACCTTGTTTTTGAGCGTGATGATAACAAGATGGTGGTCAACTTCGGACCACAGCACCCATCTGCTCACGGTCAGCTCAGACTCATTCTTGAAATGGATGGAGAACAGATCACAAAGGCGGTCCCTGATATCGGATATCTGCACCGGGGTATGGAGAAGATGGGTGAAAACATGATCTATAACGAGTTTTTGCCCACAACGGACCGTATGGACTATATAGCGGCTACATCCAACAACTACGCTTTTGCTTTGGCAGTTGAACGACTGCTGGGTATCGAAGATAAAGTACCTCGAAGAGCAAAAGTGATTCGAATGATTTTACTTGAGCTCAACCGAATCATTTCTCACCTTTTCTGGCTAGCGACACACGCTCTGGATGTTGGTGCGATGAGTGTCTTTTTGTACTGTTTTAGGGAGCGTGAGTATGCGATGGATTTGATCGAGGATTACTGTGGGGCAAGATTGACCCACAGCTCTGTTCGAATCGGTGGCGTGCCGTTAGATCTTCCAGAGGGCTGGCTTGATAGGCTCAATGTCTATTTGAACAATCTTCCTGATCAGATCAAACTTTATGAAGGACTTTTGACAGAAAACCGGATCTGGAGAATGCGTCTTGAAGAGGTGGGTGTGATTCCACCAGAGATGGCAAAGCAGTGGGCATGTAGCGGAATTATGCTACGAGGGAGTGGCATCGAGTACGATATTCGAAAAGAGGAACCGTATGAGCTCTATGACGAAGTCGATTTTGATATTCCGGTAAGTGACCGGTGTGACAGTTATGGCCGGTATCTCTTGTATATGGAAGAGATGCGACAGTCCATTCGAATTATTAGACAGTTGATTCCAATGTATAAAGAGACTGAACCACAACTCATGGCGCACGCGCCTGAATATATCAGTGCGCACAAAGAAGACATCATGACACAAAACTACTCTTTGATGCAGCACTTCGTACTGGTAACGCAAGGAATGAGACCTCCTGTCGGTGAAGTCTATGTTCCAACAGAATCGCCAAAAGGTGAGCTTGGATTCTTTATCCGAAGTGAAGGAGAACCGTATCCATACAGACTTAAAATCAGAGCGCCAAGCTTTTGGCATACTGGTATTTTGCAAGACCTACTGCCGGGACACTATCTCGCAGACGTTGTAACGATTATTGGTTCAACCAATATCGTATTTGGTGAGATCGATAGATAAGAAAGAGGGGACAATGGTACGATATGATCTAAGACATCTGCATGAAAACTTTTACGACCGGATGTTAGAGCTTTTAGACAAAGAGGTCAAAAGTGGCGAAGTAGCCATTTTCTTGTTTGAGGTAGTGGTGAATGGCAAAGAAAACTTTGAAGCAGTACAAAAAAGTGCCGATGTTATCAAAGAAGCTGGGCATGAGCTTCTCAATTCACTCAAGTTCAATGAAGTGGACTGGACAATAGTTGTACGAAAAAAATAGGGGGAAGATCCTGTGAGTAAAGTATATTTTTCGACATGGAAAGATGAATTTATTGACAATCGGGGAAAACCGAAAGAGGAGTGGGCAGAGTCCGCTTTCAACTTTCCAGTCCAGTACAATACCGACATTGACTCAAAAGCCTTTATCGGTTGGGCCGGTATTGCGCTTATGAGTGACGATGTAGATGTGGTAAAGCTTGCGACGGAATATGCCAAGCAGTACCAGGTTTATTCGGAAGCATGTGGAAGATGTGCTCCAGGAAGATGGGGAGGACGGATTCTTTACGATCTATTTGACAAGATTGCCAGAGGCGAAGGTGAAAAAAGTGACGTAGAGCACCTCAAAGAGGTCTCCAAAACGATGATGGAGACCAGCAAATGTGAGATAGGTCGTACCGTTCCGAAACCGCTTCTTGATATATTGGAGCATTTTTCTGACGAGATCGATGATCTGATTCAAAATAAAAGAGCTTCCAAATACTACAACAACCCTGAAATCAGCTATATTGCAAAAGTGACGGCCCCTTGTATGGATGCATGTCCAAGTCATGTGGATATTCCTGCCTATATAGAAGGTGTACGAGATCTACGATATGACGATAGTTTAATGGCTACAAGAAAAACGATGCCACTTGCTCATACCTGTGGCCGTGTCTGTCCACATCCTTGTGAAGATGAGTGTAGAAGGGCCAATCTGGATGAGCCGATCTCCATTATGGAGTTAAAGCGAATAGGTGCCGATTTTGAAGATGATCACGGACTCTTCTGGCTCCATCCAAAGAAACAAAAACCGCTCAATGGCAAAAAAGTGGCCATTATCGGAGCCGGTCCTGCAGGTCTTGCAGGAGCCTATTATCTGGCCCTCGATGGGGTTGCTTGCGATGTGTATGAAGAGCTTCCGGTACTTGGTGGGGAAGTGGCCGTAGGTGTTCCTCAGTATCGAATGCCTGTAGAAAAATACAATAAAGATATCGAAGCGGTTGCATCTCTTGAAGGCGTTCGATTTATCACGGGTAAACGGGTGACGGCTGATGACATGCGAAAGTTTGAAAAAGAGTATGACGCTATTTTGGTGGCAACAGGAACAAGAATTTCCAAAAAAGTTCGCGCAAAGAATGAGCGAGAAGAGATCAAAGGGTATTGGCCGGCGATCAATTTCCTTGATTGTATCAACCTTTATGTCAAATATGGAATCCCGGTACCAAAAGAGATCCAAGAAAAACAGCACTTGAAAACAGATTATGTCGATTTAACAGGAAAAACCCTTGTTTGTGTTGGGGGAGGTTTTACCTCAATGGACGTGGTTCGGTGTGCCGTACGGGCCAATGCGAAAAAAGTGATCATGCTCTATCGTAGGGATGAAGCTACAATCATTCGAAATACTACCTATGAAGAGTACCATGAAGCGGTGGAAGAGGGCGTGGAGTTTATCTTCTACTCTGCTGTCGAAGAGATTATTACCGACGAGAATGACAACTTGAAAGCATTGAAAGTCAATCGATTTGAACTGATACCTGATCCAAACGGCGGGCGGCCACAGCTCAAAAAGATAGAGGGTGCAGACTTTACAATTGAATGTGATTACTTAGTGCCTGCAGTAAGTCAAAGCGCAGATCTCTCGCACCTGCCTGAAGAGTGGGAGATAGAACTGACAAGCTGGGGAACTATCAAAACAGACGGCAAAACCTATATGAGTTCAAAAAAAGGCGTTTTTGCTGCAGGGGACTGTGAATATGGACCGATGACTATCGTAAATGCTGTAGGACAGGCTAAACGCGCAGCTAGTGTCATCAGCCGTTATGTGCAAACAGGTGAAGTAACGCTTACTGATGAAGAGATTATGGAAGATCATTTAAGAGCTTTGAAAGTCTATGATAAGAAAGAGAAAGTGACGGGTTGGATGCCAGGTCTTCCGCGCCAAGTGAGTGAGAAGCTTACCGTCGAAGAGCGTAAACATACGCAACTGGAAGTCAATCTCGGATTCACACAGGAACAGGCCATTGCAGAGGCAGAGCGGTGTATGCGATGTTACTATATCGCTATGGTAGCGGTGTAAAGGTAGAGCATGGTTAAGTTTACTATAGATGGAAGAACGGTTACTGCCCAAAAGGGTGAGACGATTTTACAGGTAGCAAGAAGAGAAGGAATCTACATACCAACGATGTGCTATCTGACAAAAGTGAAACCTATCGAATCATGCAGACTCTGTGTGGTCGAAGTAGAAGGTGTTGATGGGTTTGTTCTCAGTTGCCAGACTCCAGTTGTTCCAGATATCGAAGTTAGAACAAATTCTGAAGAGCTTTACAAACATAGACAAAATATAATGCGCCTCTATGACGTAAACCACCCGCTGGAGTGTGGCGTATGCGATAAAAGTGGCGAGTGCGATCTTCAGAACAAAACGTTGGAGTTTGGAGTCGATACGCAAGAGTTTACGGCTAAAGACCAATACAGGCCCATTCAAAAATGGAACTATATCCAGTATGATCCTAGCCTTTGTATCTTGTGTGAAAAGTGCGTCCATGTGTGCAACGAGGTGATCGGAGATGACGCTATTGAAATAGAATATGGCGGATATAAATCGAAAATTGTTCCTAAAAATGCCGAGACACTCGATTGTACATTCTGTGGAGAGTGCATCGCTGTCTGTCCAGTGGGCGCACTGATAAGCAGCGATTTCAAATATACCTCCAATGCTTGGGAGCTCCAAAGAATCCCGGCAGCTTGTGCACACTGTAGTGCAGCGTGTCATCTTTTCTATGAAACAAAACACAGCTCCATCGAAAATCCAGAACCAAAAATTTACCGAGTCAAAAACGATTTTGAGTTTGAAACCCTTTGTGGGGCGGGTCGATTTGGATTCGATTTTGAGAACAAAGCCACAAAAGACGAAAAAGCATTTGAAAAGGCTTTAGAAGCTTTC
The Nitratiruptor sp. SB155-2 genome window above contains:
- the nfo gene encoding deoxyribonuclease IV, whose protein sequence is MAKYVGAHVSASGGVENAPKNAQAIGAKAFALFTKNQRQWKAKPLSKENIEKFNEHLECCGIEKKHILPHDSYLINLGHPEEEKRQKSLEAFLDEVRRCEQLGLDKLNFHPGSHLKKISEEECLDRIADAMNETLRQSSGVTLVIENTAGQGSNLGYKFEHLRYLIDKSIDKSRVGVCLDTAHMFAAGYDIRTKEAYDKTMQAFDEIVGFEYLKGMHINDSKAKFASRVDRHHSLGKGEIGLDAFRFIMNDPRLDDIPLILETIDDTIWDKEIELLYSFVE
- a CDS encoding AAA family ATPase; this translates as MELLRDFIETKKVEKSKIFPHLKCSAEEAKILQLLTKKYISGVDEVNVYDLLSELYGEDSYVYLEKLGLIKKLFDLGWLVQGGFGALKSNDYTKLELLHTDVALSVPFLRLLEEGNVELALPDIKPYNDHLDYFQDQFFRIELYQKIVQARQNYSTDAPTINRLKNKINLLETRIQERLQVTKNEIVVEELFKEYELSPKERIIFLALLKEEYAGTEGGLREMNALIDLISFNEYERIENRTLLEESSKLVSSGLIDYDEILTPFGGLSRSFFIVEDVMQRIIHPDKKRNKKMKLQNLIKDQDIFELIEPKTTLDDVVLHPQTRKTLDSLLNQMDKRVAERLKKWGIKPKRKGIDARIIFYGPPGTGKTLTALSLAKSLKKQVLSFDCSKILSMYVGESEKNVRKIFDTYKELSSKAKTEPVLLLNEADQFLSARTQGPGSSADKMHNQMQNIFLEQIENFEGVLIATTNLLETIDPAFSRRFNYKIEFKKPNFKERVRLWEMMLPKNAEFEKGFDVEKLASYELTGGQINLIIKNTAYKVAIKEEPIFTLKDFVEEIEKEKVSAFGDEKSLGFLK
- a CDS encoding NAD(P)H-quinone oxidoreductase subunit 3, giving the protein MSHMNVAHPYFGAFLLFVITAVAFIATTAAARFVSRHLARLDTEKLKVAIYECGPEPDKQPNRISAQFYLIALLFILFDVEIIFMFPWAVDFKVLGWFGFAEMILFILLLAIGFIYAWKKGALEWHSIK
- a CDS encoding NuoB/complex I 20 kDa subunit family protein, with the translated sequence MAQHQVNYASNAGLPVALTTVDKLVNWGRTNSLWVLTYGLACCAIEMMASGASRYDFDRFGVIFRASPRQSDVMIVAGTLTKKHAEFIRRLYDQMAEPKWVISMGSCANTGGMFNTYATVQGVDRVIPVDIYLPGCAPRPETLQYAVMLLQKKLRKRSIFQKQKPKRLV
- a CDS encoding NADH-quinone oxidoreductase subunit C; its protein translation is MRPYRPKDNVQKKSYYTDRFWVAPRVPHEPVEDEVFKADLESLKEYIDVKDAYIERGQMVIIIDAKDNVATLKHLKENCGYDVLSEMSAIDYLAKDGEFEIFYQLLALSKRKRVRVKCRIKEDEAIESVEPLFRSADWSEREMYDMFGIKVNNHPYLKRILMPEDWVGYPLRKTYPLHGDEAAQWYEVDKIFGKEYRDIIGPEQRDAAYVSTTDTCNFARIYHEVPRCADPNSEPERIESFNEDAPLVETFDLKKAKIVDKTR
- the nuoD gene encoding NADH dehydrogenase (quinone) subunit D yields the protein MQQRNRLEPYFENLVFERDDNKMVVNFGPQHPSAHGQLRLILEMDGEQITKAVPDIGYLHRGMEKMGENMIYNEFLPTTDRMDYIAATSNNYAFALAVERLLGIEDKVPRRAKVIRMILLELNRIISHLFWLATHALDVGAMSVFLYCFREREYAMDLIEDYCGARLTHSSVRIGGVPLDLPEGWLDRLNVYLNNLPDQIKLYEGLLTENRIWRMRLEEVGVIPPEMAKQWACSGIMLRGSGIEYDIRKEEPYELYDEVDFDIPVSDRCDSYGRYLLYMEEMRQSIRIIRQLIPMYKETEPQLMAHAPEYISAHKEDIMTQNYSLMQHFVLVTQGMRPPVGEVYVPTESPKGELGFFIRSEGEPYPYRLKIRAPSFWHTGILQDLLPGHYLADVVTIIGSTNIVFGEIDR
- a CDS encoding NADH-ubiquinone oxidoreductase subunit E family protein, which gives rise to MVRYDLRHLHENFYDRMLELLDKEVKSGEVAIFLFEVVVNGKENFEAVQKSADVIKEAGHELLNSLKFNEVDWTIVVRKK
- a CDS encoding FAD-dependent oxidoreductase, with translation MSKVYFSTWKDEFIDNRGKPKEEWAESAFNFPVQYNTDIDSKAFIGWAGIALMSDDVDVVKLATEYAKQYQVYSEACGRCAPGRWGGRILYDLFDKIARGEGEKSDVEHLKEVSKTMMETSKCEIGRTVPKPLLDILEHFSDEIDDLIQNKRASKYYNNPEISYIAKVTAPCMDACPSHVDIPAYIEGVRDLRYDDSLMATRKTMPLAHTCGRVCPHPCEDECRRANLDEPISIMELKRIGADFEDDHGLFWLHPKKQKPLNGKKVAIIGAGPAGLAGAYYLALDGVACDVYEELPVLGGEVAVGVPQYRMPVEKYNKDIEAVASLEGVRFITGKRVTADDMRKFEKEYDAILVATGTRISKKVRAKNEREEIKGYWPAINFLDCINLYVKYGIPVPKEIQEKQHLKTDYVDLTGKTLVCVGGGFTSMDVVRCAVRANAKKVIMLYRRDEATIIRNTTYEEYHEAVEEGVEFIFYSAVEEIITDENDNLKALKVNRFELIPDPNGGRPQLKKIEGADFTIECDYLVPAVSQSADLSHLPEEWEIELTSWGTIKTDGKTYMSSKKGVFAAGDCEYGPMTIVNAVGQAKRAASVISRYVQTGEVTLTDEEIMEDHLRALKVYDKKEKVTGWMPGLPRQVSEKLTVEERKHTQLEVNLGFTQEQAIAEAERCMRCYYIAMVAV